Proteins found in one Amycolatopsis aidingensis genomic segment:
- a CDS encoding MnhB domain-containing protein, translating to MSEPERAEPVHWTEWDRPRERWLLAEHSTHGWPRSLLLEVSTRVIFPTVLVVSLYLLFAGHHYAGGGFTGGLVAGLAFVLRYVAGGSAEIAAATRIRPPVLIGYGLTVAVLTALVPVAFGEPVLSSAVWTLHPPVLGELEIVSSLALDIGVYLLIVGVVLDLLRTLGAGIENRELERQHEEEAEPL from the coding sequence ATGAGCGAGCCGGAGCGGGCGGAGCCGGTGCACTGGACGGAGTGGGACCGGCCGCGGGAGCGGTGGCTGCTGGCGGAACACAGCACCCACGGCTGGCCGCGGTCCCTGCTGCTGGAGGTGTCCACCAGGGTCATCTTCCCGACCGTGCTGGTGGTGTCGCTGTACCTGCTGTTCGCAGGGCACCACTACGCGGGCGGCGGGTTCACCGGCGGCCTCGTCGCCGGGCTCGCCTTCGTGCTGCGTTACGTCGCGGGTGGCAGCGCCGAGATCGCCGCCGCCACCCGGATCCGGCCGCCGGTGCTGATCGGCTACGGCCTGACCGTCGCGGTGCTCACCGCGCTCGTCCCGGTCGCCTTCGGCGAGCCGGTGTTGTCCAGCGCGGTGTGGACGCTGCATCCGCCGGTGCTCGGCGAACTCGAGATCGTCAGCAGCCTCGCCCTGGACATCGGGGTGTACCTGCTGATCGTGGGGGTGGTGCTGGACCTGCTGCGCACGCTCGGCGCCGGGATCGAGAACCGCGAACTGGAGCGGCAGCACGAGGAGGAGGCCGAGCCCCTGTGA
- the mnhG gene encoding monovalent cation/H(+) antiporter subunit G: MTVRDTISAVLLLTGTALCLLGALGLLRFPDLLTRLQAATKTQTFGLLLVLAGAAVRLEPRYAAALVLVALFQVITAPVLSQLFGKAGYRTGAVQRPAMEVDELDERLRAEGGQAD; the protein is encoded by the coding sequence CTGACCGTCCGGGACACGATCTCCGCGGTACTCCTGCTCACCGGCACCGCGCTGTGCCTGCTCGGCGCGCTCGGCCTGCTGCGGTTCCCCGACCTGCTCACCCGCCTGCAGGCGGCCACCAAGACCCAGACCTTCGGGTTGCTGTTGGTGCTGGCGGGTGCGGCGGTGCGGCTGGAACCGCGGTACGCGGCCGCGCTGGTGCTGGTCGCGCTGTTCCAGGTGATCACCGCGCCGGTGCTGTCCCAGCTGTTCGGCAAGGCCGGTTACCGCACCGGGGCGGTGCAGCGGCCTGCCATGGAGGTGGACGAGCTGGACGAACGGCTGCGCGCGGAGGGCGGGCAAGCCGACTGA
- a CDS encoding cation:proton antiporter regulatory subunit encodes MNVEVTPLPGIGVRKDFAMDNGRRIGVVTHKDGHIELILSKSDDPDACLASLPLTTEEAGALANLLGAPQLVAQLNEDHREFAGIHTRQISIKSGSPFHGRTLGDTALRTRTGVSVVAVMRAGQVQPSPTPEFTFTEGDVLVAVGTSDGLDEAIKILRHG; translated from the coding sequence GTGAACGTCGAAGTGACACCGCTGCCGGGGATCGGCGTCCGCAAGGACTTCGCGATGGACAACGGGCGGCGGATCGGTGTGGTCACCCACAAGGACGGCCATATCGAACTGATCCTGTCCAAGTCGGACGATCCGGACGCCTGCCTGGCCTCCCTGCCGCTGACCACGGAGGAGGCGGGTGCGCTGGCGAACCTGCTCGGCGCGCCCCAGCTGGTCGCCCAGCTGAACGAGGACCACCGGGAGTTCGCCGGGATCCACACCCGGCAGATCTCCATCAAGAGCGGCTCTCCCTTCCACGGGCGCACCCTGGGGGACACCGCACTGCGCACCCGCACCGGGGTCTCGGTGGTCGCGGTGATGCGGGCCGGGCAGGTACAGCCCTCCCCCACGCCGGAGTTCACCTTCACCGAAGGGGACGTGCTGGTGGCGGTCGGCACCTCGGATGGCCTGGACGAAGCCATCAAGATCCTGCGGCACGGCTGA
- a CDS encoding Na(+)/H(+) antiporter subunit C gives MTINLTMAVVLAALYAAGFYLIMQRSLMRVILGIVLLGHGANLFLQVAGGPPGAPPFIGMAALDEMSDPLPQAMALTAIVITFGLLTFLLALAYRSWVLLGHDEVRDDLEDRRIAEAVAEAQEMSAAAETTEAEDPEDPEDTRETDEPGESGGNGAGVRR, from the coding sequence GTGACCATCAACCTGACCATGGCCGTCGTCCTCGCCGCGCTCTACGCGGCCGGTTTCTACCTGATCATGCAGCGCTCGCTGATGCGGGTGATTCTCGGCATCGTGCTGCTCGGGCACGGCGCCAACCTGTTCCTGCAGGTCGCAGGCGGGCCGCCGGGGGCGCCGCCGTTCATCGGGATGGCCGCGCTGGACGAGATGTCCGACCCGCTGCCACAAGCCATGGCGCTCACCGCGATCGTGATCACCTTCGGCCTGCTCACCTTCCTGCTCGCGCTGGCCTACCGGTCCTGGGTGCTGCTCGGGCACGACGAGGTGCGGGACGACCTCGAGGACCGCCGGATCGCCGAGGCCGTGGCGGAGGCGCAGGAGATGAGCGCCGCCGCGGAGACCACCGAGGCCGAGGACCCTGAGGACCCTGAGGACACCAGGGAGACCGATGAGCCGGGCGAGTCCGGGGGCAACGGAGCGGGGGTACGCCGGTGA
- a CDS encoding cation:proton antiporter, with amino-acid sequence MGHTAFALIELGAVFFVLGVLGRLAGRIGMSPIPLYLLGGLAFGTGGVLPLGDIGGFAELASEIGVVLLLLLLGLEYSAAELVTGLKRSWMSGLLDIVLNAAPGAAVALLLGWGPVGAFVLAGVTYISSSGIIAKVLGDLGRLGNRETPVVLSILVFEDLVMALYLPILTTVLAGISFFGGLQAVGISLAVITVVLLVALRYGRYVSAVVDSPDREVFLLKLLGSALLVAGLASAMQVSAAVGAFLLGIAISGSTAESATRILEPLRDLFAAMFFVVFGLNTDPRSIPPVLVWAVALALVTALTKIATGWWAARRQGIGRLGRARAGASLVARGEFSIIIAGLAVSAGAVEGRLAALATAYVLLMAILGPIAARVVEPLARTVQRAPAAAPA; translated from the coding sequence GTGGGTCACACCGCATTCGCCCTGATCGAGCTCGGGGCCGTCTTCTTCGTGCTTGGGGTGCTCGGCAGGCTGGCCGGCAGGATCGGCATGTCGCCCATCCCGCTGTACCTGCTCGGCGGCCTGGCCTTCGGCACAGGCGGGGTGCTTCCGCTGGGTGATATCGGCGGGTTCGCGGAGCTGGCCAGCGAGATCGGCGTGGTGCTGCTGCTGTTGCTGCTGGGTCTGGAGTACTCGGCGGCCGAGCTGGTCACCGGGCTGAAGCGGTCCTGGATGTCCGGGCTGCTGGACATCGTGCTGAACGCGGCCCCCGGTGCCGCGGTGGCGCTGCTGCTGGGCTGGGGACCGGTCGGCGCGTTCGTGCTCGCCGGGGTCACCTATATCTCCTCCTCCGGCATCATCGCCAAAGTTCTCGGCGATCTCGGCAGGCTGGGTAACCGGGAGACCCCGGTGGTGCTGTCCATCCTGGTGTTCGAGGACCTGGTGATGGCGCTGTACCTGCCGATCCTGACCACGGTGCTGGCCGGGATCTCGTTCTTCGGCGGGTTGCAGGCGGTCGGCATCTCGCTCGCGGTGATCACCGTGGTCCTGCTGGTCGCGCTGCGGTACGGCCGCTACGTCTCGGCCGTGGTGGACAGCCCGGACCGCGAGGTCTTCCTGCTCAAGCTACTCGGCTCGGCCCTGCTGGTGGCCGGGCTGGCCTCGGCCATGCAGGTGTCCGCCGCGGTCGGCGCCTTCCTGCTCGGCATCGCGATCTCCGGCTCCACCGCGGAGAGCGCCACCCGCATCCTGGAGCCCCTGCGCGACCTGTTCGCCGCGATGTTCTTCGTGGTCTTCGGGCTGAACACCGACCCGCGGTCGATCCCGCCGGTGCTGGTCTGGGCCGTGGCGCTGGCGCTGGTCACCGCGCTGACCAAGATCGCCACCGGCTGGTGGGCCGCGCGCAGGCAGGGGATCGGCAGGCTGGGCCGCGCCCGCGCCGGGGCATCCCTGGTAGCCCGCGGCGAGTTCTCGATCATCATCGCCGGCCTTGCCGTGAGCGCGGGCGCCGTCGAGGGCAGGCTGGCCGCACTGGCCACCGCCTACGTCCTGCTGATGGCCATCCTCGGCCCGATCGCCGCCCGCGTGGTGGAACCCCTGGCCCGCACCGTGCAACGCGCCCCGGCCGCCGCCCCCGCCTAA
- the der gene encoding ribosome biogenesis GTPase Der, translating to MTEADGTWSDESEFAALDTQVIEGEQAAEEELAQPVLAVVGRPNVGKSTLVNRILGRREAVVQDVPGVTRDRVAYDALWSGRRFTVVDTGGWEHGATGLRGAVAAQAEIAMSTADAVLLVVDATVGATATDEAVARVLRRSKRPVLLAANKVDDERLLAETAALWSLGLGEPQPVSALHGRSSGDLLDAIVAALPEAPRDRDRVAGPRRVALVGKPNVGKSSLLNKLAGEQRAVVDEVAGTTVDPVDSLVEVDEEIWRFVDTAGLRKRVQTASGAEYYASLRTKTAIDAAEVAIVLLDASQPLSEQDLRVLSTVVEAGRACVLAMNKWDLVDEERRYQLEKELDRGLVRVPWAERVNISALTGRSVRKLAPALRTALESWDKRVPTGQLNGWLSDLIAATPPPVRGGKQPKVLFATQAGVRPPTLVLFTTGFLEAGYRRFVERKFRETFGFPGSPVRISVRVREKKPKKSR from the coding sequence ATGACCGAGGCTGATGGCACGTGGTCCGACGAGTCGGAGTTCGCCGCGCTCGACACGCAGGTGATCGAGGGTGAGCAGGCCGCGGAGGAGGAACTCGCCCAGCCGGTACTGGCCGTGGTGGGCAGGCCGAACGTCGGTAAGTCGACGCTGGTCAACCGCATCCTCGGCCGCCGCGAGGCGGTGGTGCAGGACGTGCCGGGGGTGACCAGGGACCGGGTCGCCTACGACGCGCTGTGGAGTGGGCGCCGGTTCACCGTGGTGGACACCGGCGGCTGGGAGCACGGCGCCACCGGCCTGCGGGGCGCGGTGGCCGCGCAGGCCGAGATCGCCATGTCCACCGCGGACGCCGTACTGCTCGTGGTGGACGCCACGGTGGGCGCGACTGCCACGGACGAGGCCGTGGCCAGGGTGCTGCGGCGGTCGAAGCGGCCGGTGCTGCTGGCGGCGAACAAGGTGGACGACGAGCGGTTGCTGGCCGAAACCGCCGCGCTGTGGTCGCTCGGCCTCGGCGAGCCGCAACCGGTGAGCGCGCTGCACGGGCGCAGTTCAGGGGACCTGCTGGACGCCATCGTGGCCGCGCTGCCCGAGGCGCCGCGGGACCGGGACCGGGTGGCGGGACCGCGCCGGGTCGCACTGGTCGGCAAGCCCAACGTCGGCAAGTCCAGCCTGCTGAACAAGCTGGCCGGGGAGCAGCGCGCGGTGGTGGACGAGGTGGCGGGCACCACGGTGGACCCGGTGGACTCGCTGGTCGAGGTGGACGAGGAGATCTGGCGGTTCGTGGACACCGCGGGCCTGCGCAAACGGGTGCAGACCGCCAGCGGTGCCGAGTACTACGCCTCGCTGCGCACCAAGACCGCGATCGACGCCGCCGAGGTGGCGATCGTGCTGCTGGACGCCAGCCAGCCGCTTTCCGAGCAGGACCTGCGGGTGCTCAGCACGGTGGTGGAGGCCGGCAGGGCCTGTGTGCTGGCCATGAACAAATGGGACCTGGTCGACGAGGAACGCCGGTACCAGCTGGAGAAGGAGCTGGACCGCGGGCTGGTACGGGTGCCGTGGGCGGAGCGGGTGAACATCTCCGCGCTCACCGGCCGCTCGGTGCGCAAGCTCGCGCCCGCGCTGCGCACCGCGCTGGAGTCCTGGGACAAGCGGGTGCCAACCGGTCAGCTGAACGGGTGGTTGTCCGACCTGATCGCGGCCACCCCGCCGCCGGTGCGCGGCGGCAAGCAGCCCAAGGTGCTGTTCGCCACCCAGGCCGGGGTGCGGCCGCCCACGCTGGTCCTGTTCACCACCGGTTTCCTGGAGGCAGGCTACCGGCGGTTCGTGGAGCGCAAGTTCCGCGAGACCTTCGGCTTCCCCGGCAGCCCGGTGCGGATCAGCGTGCGGGTGCGGGAGAAGAAGCCGAAGAAGTCGCGCTGA
- a CDS encoding monovalent cation/H+ antiporter complex subunit F yields MTLVVSIAFGLLSLAALLTLVRLVRGPSTLDRILALDMLLVLILAGVCVEMAMSQRSLNVALLLSVALLAFVGSLCAVKLAERREEYQ; encoded by the coding sequence GTGACCCTCGTCGTTTCCATCGCCTTCGGCCTGCTGTCCCTTGCCGCGCTGCTCACCCTGGTGCGGCTGGTGCGCGGCCCGAGCACTCTGGACCGGATCCTGGCGCTGGACATGCTGCTGGTGCTGATCCTGGCCGGGGTCTGCGTGGAGATGGCGATGTCCCAGCGCTCGCTGAACGTCGCCTTGCTGCTGTCGGTGGCGCTGCTGGCCTTCGTCGGCTCGCTGTGCGCGGTCAAGCTCGCCGAGCGCAGGGAGGAGTACCAGTGA
- a CDS encoding Na+/H+ antiporter subunit E, producing the protein MIRQRFSLTMFVWLLLVWFLLWGSVDPFIVLTGAVVALGVLLLFPLPTRPGLFVRPLRLLRLVVFVVADLTASAFQTAWFVLRYGRSVRQAVLSVPVLSDRDHAVVAAANMVSLTPGKFVLQIDRQRGIYYVYALGVRSAREAARAHDQVLELQIRVVEALGSAQEAATVRDRVAAARRTPAKGGAR; encoded by the coding sequence ATGATCCGGCAACGCTTCTCCCTCACGATGTTCGTCTGGCTGCTGCTGGTCTGGTTTCTGCTGTGGGGCTCGGTCGATCCGTTCATCGTGCTCACCGGGGCTGTGGTGGCGCTGGGCGTGCTGCTGCTGTTCCCACTGCCCACCAGGCCCGGGTTGTTCGTGCGGCCGCTGCGCCTGCTGCGGCTGGTGGTGTTCGTGGTGGCCGACCTGACCGCCTCGGCCTTCCAGACGGCCTGGTTCGTGCTCCGCTACGGCCGCTCGGTGCGGCAGGCGGTGCTGTCGGTTCCGGTGCTGTCCGACCGCGACCACGCCGTGGTGGCCGCGGCGAACATGGTCTCGCTGACCCCTGGCAAGTTCGTGCTGCAGATCGACCGGCAGCGCGGGATCTACTACGTCTATGCCCTCGGGGTGCGCTCCGCGCGGGAGGCCGCCAGGGCCCATGACCAGGTGCTCGAGTTGCAGATCCGGGTGGTCGAGGCGCTCGGCAGCGCGCAGGAGGCCGCCACCGTACGGGACCGGGTGGCCGCCGCGCGCCGCACACCCGCGAAGGGAGGTGCCCGGTGA
- a CDS encoding Na+/H+ antiporter subunit D, translating to MTTLVSLPVLLPLLAAALSLVVRRSPAAQRLLGVLVLTAIAAVATVLLVHADEQGPVVLQLGGHAPPFGITLIADRLSALLLLVSAVVTLAVLIFSIGQRIVDYGRGTTSTAFLPMYLVLCAGVSMAYLTGDLFNLFVAFEIMLSASYVLITRRSNAPRVRAGMTYVIVSLTSSLLFLTMVALVYAATGTVNLADLAERVAELPEGVKTVLGLLVVVVFGIKAALVPLHFWLPDSYPTAPAPITAVFAGLLTKVGVYALIRTQALVFDHDTSWVLLLVVAVLTMLVGVLGAIAQNDINRLMSFLLVSHIGYMLFGLALFTVIGLTGVILYVVHHIIVQAALFLVSGVVTRHTGTVSLRDMSGVAKAYPLVAVLFAIPALSLAGIPPFSGFVAKIALLRAGAEVATPMAYLVTAGAVLTSLLTLYAVAKIWVGSFWGKECPPQPDPDPTDEVTVGTGATSRPMLLATGGLVVAGVAVAVLAGPLSAISERAANDLLDGSAYREAVLGHGGDR from the coding sequence GTGACCACCCTGGTCTCGCTGCCCGTGCTGCTGCCGCTGCTGGCGGCGGCGCTGTCCCTGGTGGTGCGGCGCTCGCCCGCGGCACAGCGGCTGCTCGGCGTACTGGTGCTCACCGCGATCGCGGCCGTGGCCACGGTCCTGCTGGTGCATGCGGACGAGCAGGGGCCGGTGGTGCTGCAACTCGGCGGGCACGCGCCGCCCTTCGGGATCACCCTGATCGCCGACCGGCTCTCCGCGTTGTTGCTGCTGGTGTCGGCCGTGGTCACACTCGCCGTGCTGATCTTCTCCATCGGCCAGCGGATCGTGGACTACGGCCGCGGCACCACCTCCACCGCCTTCCTTCCGATGTACCTGGTGCTCTGCGCCGGGGTGTCCATGGCCTACCTGACCGGTGACCTGTTCAACCTGTTCGTCGCCTTCGAGATCATGCTGTCCGCCTCCTACGTGCTGATCACCAGGCGGAGCAACGCGCCACGGGTGCGGGCCGGGATGACCTACGTGATCGTCAGCCTCACCTCCTCGTTGCTGTTCCTCACCATGGTCGCCCTGGTGTACGCGGCCACCGGCACGGTGAACCTTGCCGATCTCGCCGAGCGGGTCGCCGAACTGCCCGAGGGCGTCAAGACGGTGCTCGGGCTGCTGGTCGTGGTGGTGTTCGGGATCAAGGCCGCGCTGGTGCCGCTGCACTTCTGGCTGCCGGACAGCTACCCGACCGCCCCGGCCCCGATCACCGCGGTGTTCGCAGGGCTGCTGACCAAGGTCGGGGTGTACGCGCTGATCCGCACCCAGGCGCTGGTGTTCGACCACGACACGAGCTGGGTGCTGCTGCTGGTGGTGGCGGTGCTGACCATGCTCGTCGGGGTGCTCGGCGCGATCGCGCAGAACGACATCAACCGGCTGATGTCCTTCCTGCTGGTCAGCCACATCGGGTACATGCTGTTCGGGCTCGCGCTGTTCACCGTGATCGGGCTCACCGGGGTGATCCTGTACGTGGTGCACCACATCATCGTGCAGGCGGCGTTGTTCCTGGTCAGCGGTGTGGTCACCCGGCACACCGGCACCGTGTCCCTGCGCGATATGTCCGGGGTGGCCAAGGCCTATCCGCTGGTCGCGGTGCTGTTCGCGATCCCGGCGCTGAGCCTGGCGGGTATCCCGCCGTTCTCCGGGTTCGTCGCCAAGATCGCGTTGCTGCGCGCCGGGGCCGAGGTGGCCACCCCGATGGCGTACCTGGTCACCGCGGGGGCGGTGCTGACCAGCCTGCTGACCCTCTACGCGGTGGCCAAGATCTGGGTGGGCTCGTTCTGGGGCAAGGAGTGCCCGCCGCAGCCGGACCCCGACCCGACCGACGAGGTGACCGTCGGCACCGGCGCGACCTCGCGGCCGATGCTGCTGGCCACCGGCGGCCTGGTGGTGGCCGGGGTCGCGGTGGCGGTACTGGCGGGTCCGCTGTCCGCGATCAGCGAGCGCGCGGCGAACGACCTGCTGGATGGCAGCGCGTACCGGGAGGCGGTACTCGGGCACGGAGGTGACCGATGA
- a CDS encoding lysophospholipid acyltransferase family protein — MYRGGDPVSTAGLPEGAAPRLHDFARFIGTFCFRPAFRLRLHGLERVPRTGPVVLIANHSSFLEPQLIFGMLPRRSVFLVKRELFRGAVGWALRRLGQIPVRRGEPDREPLLIAARLLREGGLIGVFPEGGRGAGDVTEAQRGAAWLVRNSGAVVLPVATRGTRRPDGSGRRFRPVVDLLVGEPFTVRVGPGRAGLVEATERMRSELADLVRTLDDWREEHRA; from the coding sequence ATGTACCGCGGAGGCGACCCGGTGAGCACGGCCGGGTTGCCGGAGGGCGCCGCACCCCGGCTGCACGACTTCGCCCGGTTCATCGGTACCTTCTGTTTCCGGCCCGCGTTCCGGCTCCGGCTGCATGGCCTGGAACGGGTGCCGCGGACCGGGCCGGTGGTGCTGATCGCCAACCACAGCTCGTTCCTCGAACCGCAACTGATCTTCGGAATGCTGCCGCGGCGCTCGGTGTTCCTGGTCAAGCGGGAACTGTTCCGCGGGGCGGTCGGCTGGGCGCTGCGGCGGCTCGGGCAGATCCCGGTCCGCCGGGGCGAACCGGACCGCGAGCCGTTGCTGATCGCGGCCCGCCTGCTGCGTGAGGGTGGCCTGATCGGGGTGTTCCCCGAGGGCGGCCGCGGGGCAGGCGATGTGACCGAGGCGCAGCGCGGGGCGGCCTGGCTGGTGCGCAACTCCGGCGCCGTGGTGCTGCCGGTGGCCACCAGGGGCACCCGCAGGCCCGATGGCAGCGGGCGACGGTTCCGGCCGGTGGTGGACCTGCTGGTCGGCGAGCCCTTCACGGTGCGGGTGGGCCCCGGCAGGGCGGGGCTGGTGGAGGCCACCGAGCGGATGCGTTCCGAGCTCGCGGACCTGGTCCGCACCCTGGACGACTGGCGCGAGGAACATCGCGCCTGA
- the mbhE gene encoding hydrogen gas-evolving membrane-bound hydrogenase subunit E, with product MLVAIAVHFAVACVLPLVARRYGRWAFGVAALVPAGTLGYSFLRFTPGDGPVTESFSWAPRIGLDLVLRLDALAMVMIVLVAGIGALVLCYYACYAKPGGSDISRNSVLLLVFAGSMLGLVLADDVFSLYIFWELTTVCSFLLVGGDGIGKNVRRSAMQALLVTALGGLAMLLGLILLGVQAGTFRVSEIVAAPPSGTVVDIAVVLVLLGAFTKSAQVPFHPWLPAAMVAPTPVSAYLHAAAMVKAGVYLVARFAPGFADLPAWWVPVLVLGVWTMVLGGFRALREHDLKILLAFGTVSQLGFLMVLLGTGSYLAAIAGATMLLAHGFFKSTLFLTVGAIDRRTGTRDIRELSGLGARWPAVAVLAGLAAASMAGVPPLLGFVGKEAALEAYTGGGPREVAVLAGLVLGSVFTVAYSLRFLVGAFGTRRGAKPAQPQAPGAGFGVTIALPALAGLVLPLVVGQVEPLLAEYAGAYPAGAEPYHLALWHGWTLPLLLSAVILGCGYLAHRANPVVLRMSGWVPGPLHAQRGYHRAVTGLDGLAHGFTGRVQTGSLPTYIGTILLAVVLVPGTGLLTGAVDGGVPALFDTWLQLPVAIVVLVATATVLLARRRLTAVLLTGVVGYGIGALFLVHGGTDLALAQFLVESLTLVVFVFVLRRFPSSFVQPHPPIRSTRWMKATVAGVGGVFVALLAVLFSGNRPEPSAASTEYLQRALPEAGAHNVVNAILVDFRAFDTVGEIVVLAVAATGAASLALATYLPRRRTGAHPREDEPDQETEEHR from the coding sequence GTGCTGGTCGCGATCGCGGTGCACTTCGCGGTGGCCTGCGTGCTGCCGCTGGTGGCGCGGCGGTACGGGCGGTGGGCTTTCGGGGTAGCGGCACTCGTCCCCGCCGGCACCCTCGGGTACTCCTTCCTCCGGTTCACCCCAGGGGACGGGCCGGTGACCGAGTCCTTCTCCTGGGCCCCCCGGATCGGCCTCGACCTCGTGCTGCGGCTGGACGCGCTGGCCATGGTGATGATCGTGCTGGTCGCCGGGATCGGTGCGCTGGTGCTGTGCTACTACGCCTGCTACGCCAAGCCTGGTGGCAGCGACATCAGCCGGAACTCGGTGCTGCTGCTCGTCTTCGCCGGGTCCATGCTGGGCCTCGTCCTCGCCGACGACGTGTTCTCGCTCTACATCTTCTGGGAGCTGACGACGGTCTGCTCCTTCCTGCTGGTCGGCGGCGACGGCATCGGCAAGAACGTGCGCCGCTCGGCCATGCAGGCGCTGCTGGTCACCGCGCTCGGCGGGCTGGCCATGCTGCTGGGGCTGATCCTGCTCGGGGTACAGGCAGGCACCTTCCGGGTGTCCGAGATCGTGGCCGCACCGCCGAGCGGGACGGTGGTGGACATCGCCGTGGTGCTGGTGCTCCTCGGTGCCTTCACCAAGTCCGCGCAGGTGCCCTTCCATCCCTGGTTGCCCGCGGCGATGGTCGCCCCGACCCCGGTGAGCGCCTACCTGCACGCCGCGGCCATGGTCAAGGCCGGGGTCTACCTGGTGGCCCGGTTCGCCCCCGGCTTCGCCGACCTGCCAGCCTGGTGGGTCCCGGTGCTGGTACTCGGGGTGTGGACCATGGTGCTGGGCGGCTTCCGGGCCCTGCGCGAGCACGACCTGAAGATCCTGCTGGCCTTCGGCACGGTCAGCCAGCTCGGCTTTCTCATGGTGCTGCTCGGCACCGGCAGCTACCTCGCCGCCATCGCGGGTGCCACGATGCTGCTCGCGCACGGGTTCTTCAAGTCCACCCTGTTCCTCACCGTGGGCGCGATCGACCGGCGGACCGGGACCAGGGACATCCGGGAGCTGTCCGGCCTCGGCGCGCGCTGGCCCGCGGTGGCCGTGCTGGCCGGACTGGCCGCCGCCTCGATGGCCGGGGTGCCCCCACTGCTGGGGTTCGTCGGCAAGGAGGCGGCGCTGGAGGCCTACACCGGGGGCGGGCCCCGCGAGGTCGCCGTGCTGGCCGGGCTGGTGCTCGGCTCGGTGTTCACCGTTGCCTACAGCCTGCGGTTCCTGGTCGGCGCCTTCGGCACCCGGCGCGGGGCGAAACCCGCGCAACCGCAGGCACCCGGCGCCGGTTTCGGGGTGACGATCGCCCTGCCCGCCCTGGCCGGGCTGGTGCTGCCGCTGGTGGTGGGGCAGGTCGAGCCGTTGCTCGCGGAGTACGCGGGGGCCTACCCCGCGGGTGCGGAGCCGTATCACCTCGCGCTCTGGCACGGCTGGACCCTGCCGCTGCTGCTGTCCGCGGTGATCCTCGGCTGCGGCTACCTCGCGCACCGGGCCAACCCGGTCGTGCTGCGGATGTCCGGCTGGGTACCGGGGCCGCTGCACGCCCAGCGCGGCTACCACCGGGCGGTGACCGGCCTGGACGGCCTTGCGCACGGCTTCACCGGCCGGGTGCAGACCGGGTCCCTGCCCACCTATATCGGCACGATCCTGCTGGCCGTGGTGCTGGTGCCGGGGACAGGGCTGCTCACCGGCGCGGTGGACGGGGGCGTCCCCGCGCTGTTCGACACCTGGTTGCAGCTGCCGGTGGCGATCGTGGTGCTGGTGGCCACCGCCACCGTGCTGCTGGCCCGGCGCAGGCTGACCGCCGTGCTGCTCACCGGGGTGGTCGGCTACGGCATCGGCGCGCTGTTCCTTGTGCACGGCGGCACCGACCTCGCACTGGCGCAGTTCCTTGTCGAGTCGCTGACCCTGGTCGTGTTCGTGTTCGTGCTGCGCCGGTTCCCTTCCTCCTTCGTCCAGCCGCATCCGCCGATCCGCAGCACCCGCTGGATGAAGGCGACCGTGGCGGGCGTGGGCGGGGTGTTCGTGGCGCTGCTGGCGGTGCTGTTCTCCGGTAACCGGCCGGAGCCCTCAGCGGCCTCCACCGAGTACCTCCAGCGGGCGCTGCCCGAGGCGGGGGCGCACAACGTGGTGAACGCGATCCTGGTCGACTTCCGTGCCTTCGACACCGTTGGCGAGATCGTGGTGCTCGCCGTCGCGGCCACCGGGGCGGCCAGCCTGGCCCTGGCCACCTACCTGCCCCGGCGCCGGACCGGAGCCCATCCGCGGGAGGACGAGCCCGACCAGGAGACCGAGGAGCACCGATGA
- the cmk gene encoding (d)CMP kinase produces the protein MVALDGPSGTGKTTVARTLASRLGAGYLDTGAMYRLVTLAVLRAGIDPADAAAVAGHARTVELDVGTDPQRPAALLAGAEVAAEIRTEEVNRAVSPVSAVPEVRELLVARQREIIARVLATTGGIVVEGRDIGTVVAPDAELKIYLTASADVRAARRGAQDAAAGRAGAPDDTRASVERRDRLDSTRAASPLRQAEDAVPVDTSELNIDQVIIALSELACRRGLLNGCTAEATR, from the coding sequence GTGGTCGCGCTGGACGGCCCGTCGGGAACCGGGAAGACCACGGTGGCGCGCACGCTCGCCTCCCGGCTGGGAGCGGGCTACCTGGACACCGGTGCGATGTACCGGCTGGTCACCCTGGCCGTGCTGCGCGCGGGGATCGACCCCGCCGACGCGGCCGCGGTTGCCGGGCATGCCCGCACCGTCGAGCTGGATGTCGGCACCGACCCCCAACGGCCCGCGGCGCTGCTCGCCGGTGCCGAGGTGGCGGCCGAGATCCGCACCGAGGAGGTCAACCGCGCGGTGTCCCCGGTTTCCGCGGTCCCCGAGGTACGCGAGCTGCTGGTGGCGCGGCAGCGGGAGATCATCGCCAGGGTGCTGGCCACCACCGGCGGCATCGTGGTCGAGGGCAGGGACATCGGCACGGTGGTCGCCCCGGACGCGGAGCTGAAGATCTACCTGACCGCCTCCGCCGACGTCCGGGCCGCGCGCCGGGGCGCGCAGGACGCCGCGGCCGGCCGGGCCGGTGCGCCGGACGACACCCGTGCCTCGGTCGAGCGCAGGGACCGGCTGGACTCCACCCGCGCGGCCTCGCCGTTGCGCCAGGCCGAGGACGCCGTGCCGGTGGACACCTCGGAGCTGAACATCGACCAGGTGATCATCGCGCTGAGTGAGCTGGCCTGCCGGCGCGGCCTGCTGAACGGATGTACCGCGGAGGCGACCCGGTGA